A region of Pieris rapae chromosome 20, ilPieRapa1.1, whole genome shotgun sequence DNA encodes the following proteins:
- the LOC110994963 gene encoding uncharacterized MFS-type transporter C09D4.1 codes for MAISTNIDIIGSVMDGVIDNGSLEVKKIPVEYRVYPIRWLVLFIFVLYSASNSMQWIQYSIIQDTVVKYYGVPEIAVYWTSMIYMLAYIPLIFPASYLLDRTNLRITIIIGSFGNCVGAWLKVISVRQDLFWLSFLGQTVCAIAQAFVLSIPPRLAAVWFGADQVSSACSIGVFGNQLGTAVGFLITPMIVRAHGSIEQIGEDFKFLFYLIASFTTLLFVLIILFFKAAPATPPSAAADQESAIDSNFLKSLKNLLTNRNYLILLISYGINVGVFYAISTLLNELVLRYYVGANEDAGRIGVVIVVAGMVGSVVCGVIIDKTHRFKETALAVYAASTIGMVIFTFTLNCGYIGVVYFSGILLGFFMTGYLPVGFEFASEVTYPEPEGTTSGLLNAGVQVFGIVLTLLFQWMLGTIGDRWANVTMCAILVLGTVLTAVIQSDLRRQAAEKKELK; via the exons ATGGCGATTTCCacaaatatagatattatagGGAGTGTTATGGATGGTGTGATTGACAACGGAAGTTTGGAAGTAAAGAAAATTCCTGTAGAATACAGAGTTTATCCAATACGATGGCTGGTTCTCTTCATATTCGTTTTGTACTCTGCCAGTAATTCTATGCAATGGATTCAGTACAGCATCATACAGGACACGGTTGTAAAGTACTATGGGGTGCCAGAAATTGCAGTGTACTGGACATCTATGATCTACATGCTCGCTTATATCCCTTTAATCTTTCCTGCTAGTTATCTTCTTGACAGAACA AATCttcgaataacaataataataggttCTTTTGGAAATTGCGTGGGCGCCTGGTTGAAGGTCATCTCAGTTCGCCAGGATCTGTTCTGGCTTAGTTTTCTGGGGCAAACTGTATGCGCAATTGCTCAAGCATTTGTACTAAGCATACCGCCACGATTGGCTGCTGTCTGGTTTGGTGCTGATCAGGTATCATCTGCTTGCAGCATAGGGGTGTTTGGTAATCAG CTAGGTACCGCCGTGGGATTCCTGATAACACCAATGATAGTCCGCGCACATGGTTCCATCGAGCAAATAGgagaagattttaaatttctctttTACCTTATCGCCAGCTTCACTACTTTACTCTTTGTTCTCATTATcttat TCTTTAAAGCAGCACCAGCCACACCACCTTCAGCAGCAGCAGACCAGGAATCAGCAATTGATTCAAACTTCCTCAAGTCTTTGAAGAATTTACTGACGAATCGAAACTACTTGATTTTACTAATCTCCTATGGCATAAATGTTGGTGTGTTCTATGCTATTTCCACGCTACTGAATGAATTGGTATTGAGATATTACGTG gGAGCAAATGAAGACGCAGGGAGAATAGGCGTCGTAATTGTGGTAGCAGGAATGGTTGGGTCTGTTGTTTGTGGGGTGATCATAGACAAGACACACCGATTCAAGGAGACGGCACTTGCTGTGTATGCTGCGTCAACCATCGGAATGgtcatatttacatttactttgaACTGTGGATACATCGGTGTTGTATACTTCAGTGGCATTTTGCTTGG ATTCTTCATGACGGGATACTTACCTGTCGGATTCGAATTCGCTTCAGAAGTCACTTACCCTGAACCTGAGGGCACAACGTCAGGTCTGCTTAATGCTGGTGTCCAG gtcTTTGGTATTGTTTTAACCCTGCTATTCCAATGGATGCTCGGCACAATTGGGGACCGTTGGGCGAATGTGACTATGTGTGCTATTCTCGTTCTTGGCACTGTGCTCACAGCTGTCATACAGTCGGACTTACGACGTCAAGCTGCAGAAAAGAAAGAGCTGAAATAG